The Anas acuta chromosome 7, bAnaAcu1.1, whole genome shotgun sequence DNA window CATATTACGGTAAGTCAAAGgtcttgaaaaggaaaaaataagaaaattccTTATACCATAAACTGTAGATCCCAGCCACTGTACATTGGTGCAGCTCAACCCACCTGAATCCTTCCCTTATGCTTAATCATCTTTTATTCTCACATTCTGTTCCTGCCTATATCTCTCCTTCTATCTCACCTTATGGCTCTTATTTTTCTCCGttgtctttctttgttttttctctttccctgaaaTTCCAAATGCCAGTGTTTGTCTTAAATAATACAAATTGACTGCCATTGAATTCAGTGGGATTACTCAAAGCTTTAAACATACTCGAGTCTTTACAGGTTCATGACACAAGACTTCATATTTTACCCCTCATAGACTTTCATGCTGGTGCAGTGTTCTGCTTCTCAGAGCAGGGACAATTCTCCAAATTTTCtagtttttaaaatgccttgtcaagaagtatttatattttcaaaaaattaaacTCTTATTTTCATACTTGTCCTGCACATTAATTCTTTTTGAGTGAAGCTAGTTGCAGATTGTAAAGCTTTTATGGTATAGAAATGATGCACTAATAGCATTTCATAAATAGATTGATGATGCTGTAACACCCACTTACAGGTCTCATTAGTGTTCCGTGGTTATAGGTGCAGGGGAGATGCCAACTTTGTTCTGAGGGATCTGATCTGATGCTTCTTGATACAGAAAAGAATAGACTATAGACAATGACTtttcactgcaggaaaaaaaaaatacaggcaaaATGAATGCTCCATCACTTTGCTGGACAGAATAATAAGCAGGATGTAGAGAGCATTATTGGTCCCGTCCCAGGGAGGGCTGCtgtatgagaaaaaaagaactcaTGAGAAGTCAAGTGGACTAGCTGTTGGTGTCCAGAGAGAGAAATGGTGCTTTTACTCTTACAGACTGCTACTTTCTGACACTTATAAATTACATAGAACAATACATTTAACAAAATAGCTAAGTgctggaagtgtttttttggttcTGCCTTTGAAGTATGTCAAGCTACTTGCCCGACAAAAATCAGTATGTGCATGCAGttagttcatttgtttttaaataggagTTTTTCTGCTGATGTATCTGGAAAACTTCCATGGAAGCACATTCTTACATTGCTGTGTTTTAATACCATGAAGCACCTTTTATAACTTCCTTTTTCGATTCCTCTTTattcacaaacagaaaactccACTAGTGCAACAGCTGTTTCTTCCATGGCTGTGATAAAATAAGTTAATTGCCAATGCAGAGTCTATAGTAGTGTTTGAGCAGCTTTAGTTTTCTCCTGTATATCAGCAAGATAATCCCAACATATTAAGAGAAAAAGgtatatgagaaaaaaacaggttGTCTTTTCACGCATTGATAATTAATCATTTTCAGTAGCTAGCTTGAGAAAGCCCTAATGCCACACAGCTGTAAGAACCTGCTACTGCATTGTCTGCAACATATAGTTAGTATTGTTGCCTATGGACTTGTGAACGCTGGAAATCACTGCTCTCAGCAAAGTCCAAGTAAAATGCATTGTTACTGATTAGCAAGTCAGTTGGATATAGGCATATTGGAATTGGAAATTATAGTATTTAGCATTTTAGGTATATGTGTACATGTATTATTTAGGATGAATGTTGATAAATGTAATATGCTGAAAAAAAGGTATAGGTACTTCTGGGGAAGTAATTTCATTCCAGAATGAAATTCTGAACTGTCTGTCAGCATAGTTAGTTACctgctcattttctttgtttaggATTTCTTACAGCTTTTGTTCTGAATTCAAATCAAAAATCCGTTTTAAGGGCtaattttttaatgatcttGGTATTCTTTGtctaattagaaaaaaaaaaaaacaacttttttttaaaacagtgatTATTTGTGATAAGTTTTTTTTATGGCATAGGAAATGGGTAATGTAGGAATTCCAGGATAATACAGCAGTCATATGCATTATTCATATGAGTACCATTACATGATTCAGATGTACAAATCTAATAGCTTTTCTGTGGTCCTAAAAGGAAGATCCTGCCTGCCCTTCTACTGTTCCTAGCCAGGTGGTTCCACAAAAACACCAAGACAAACTTGACTGACTACATGGTGAGCTGATTCAACTTACTAACCCAGCAGAAAATCAATCCTTCAGATATATTTCTGATGGGCATGAGAGAGAAATGGCTTACTGTGTAGTCATGTAAACATCAGAATGTGCAGAGGGAGAGTATAGCCACAACTTCCTGTTCGACAGTCTCAAGCTGTTAGATCAGCTCAGCTGTTGAGCCTGACTGTACTCTGCACTGCCTGGTTCACTGAGATGGCTCTCATTTCTTCAGTCTCTAACTAAATTTATGTAAACTCGCAGTATCTGCAGTTATGTTGCAGAGAGATGGACAAATTACTACTTATTGTGTGGAAAGATATcttcttgcttttgctttgaaCCTCACTATAACATCATTTGATGCACTTTAGCTCTCTATTAGAGGAAGGAGTGGAGAGCTGATTCTTAAGCACCCTGTCAATATAGCTCTTAGTTTTGCTAACATCTCTCATATCTCCCCTTTGCAGTCTCTCTTCCAGTCTAAGGAGTCCATTCTCATTGAGTTGTCTCTTCTATGAAATCCATTCCGTACCTTCATACCTTTGATCACCTAGAGCACTCTTCTCTTGATCATCCTtgcttgctgtttcttttcgttgatttttcataattttgttAAACCAGTCAGTCAGAAATTTTCATCTTTGGACATCTGCCTCAGGCTGAATTGGTTGAAAAGGTTGACTGTAGTGTAGCAGTTTTTACTGACATTGTAAGTTGACCTCTTTGTTTATATTAGCGGAATAAAAGGGCATACACGATTATTTTGTCTCTTACCATGATATATGTTGCACCTAGTGTAGTGAAGCTGTAGGATAGCATACCCCGTAAAGTCTGTGCCTACAGTTTCAGCTCTGTCTCTGCTTCCATGCAGCCACATGGTACTGCCACTTCCTTTGCACTGAATCAAATGATTGTgtgattttcatttaaatcaatTCAGCAAACGTTCATGATAGAGAGCTGTACTTCAATGTAAGAAAGAGTATGTTTTCCACAGAGTAGGCCTGGGGAACTGACTCACCCTACAGCTGCACAACAGCTTACCCTGCCAGTGTTTGGGAGTAAGTAAGACACTAAGGATAGGAAAGGAGTAAGAGTACCTATTTTAGTAAAAGCCCAAAGTTTCAGCATGCAAGATGTAACATCAAATCACACGCTCTGCTAAAATGGGATGATGTCCTAAACTGCTTTAGCTTTGTTGCTTGAGATGCTGCGACCATAACTTTTGATTGAGGAACGCTGTGAGCTCCTTTTCCTGTTAGGTTTTGGTTAATCCATTCTATTTAacaagattaatattttttattttgttttgttttctttgtaacatTGGTATTGCTGCAGTGTCAGGGctctcattcattttatttacatttatacaCTTTTGAAAATAGGCAAATAAATCCAAGTTCATATATACTGTTTCATCGCTTGCTGAGCTTTGGTGCCACCATATCTGCAGAATCCATTTGTAACCTGTCAAAggtttttcattgttgttgctTTAGCAGTGCACAGTGTTGCAATATCAtactaaatttattttcattagttgtttagttatatatatacatatatatgtatgtgatAGTAATCATTATTCAATACATAATATAGGTGGGAAACAGGTTCAAAACATGTTCCTCTCTGCCATGATAAATGAGCTCCTtctctattttgatttttttttcaggttttcatcCCCCTAATTGTATAAGcatgctttaaaacaaagttaTATTAAAAGACTGCTCTGTGTAGGATCACCTGAGGGGAAGCTATTTAAGTAAGATAGTGTGGCATTTATAAGGGTGAATATCAAGGAGAAATGGCTAAATTGAGAAGAAGCAATAGTTGGAGGATAGTATGGTAAGCATACCCATAAGTGTAGCTGGTAGACTGAAGGAAAAGCTCACCCCAGAGAGTATttagaggaaaatgaaatactgtaaGAACATGTAAAAAAGGTGCACCCTATGATGCTGGGAAGCACtaggagaaattattttaaactcatCTTACTGCTGTAGATTGCTATTCAACTTCCCAATATGAATTAGTGTCTAAATTCTCCTTTAGCATACAACATTCACTTGAGATTTGTTCTGTTTGCTAATAATCCTACAGCTGTGATAGGGGAAACAATGTAAATATaaccaaagaaggaaaatacattattcCCTGCACCACAGATTGCTAGCCTGTCTTGTGAGCCGAGTCAAATATTACTAGAGACTGAGCCCTTAAGGATAGTCACATTTTGGTAGTTACCCACCTGCTATTAATTAAGCAGCATACGGCATGCCAGTCTTTCAGATTATCTCTGAATAAACTACCTTTGAAGATCCTACAGTTGTAAGAAATCTTGATGAGGCTTTTAGAAAGGATGTACCTGAAATGAAATAGTGAGATCTGGCTAAAAGGAAGAGGTAAGATTCTTACTTTGATGTATTGCTTGTATATGTTGTTTTAGTACAACTAGAGGAGAGAGGGTGTTCAGGAAATAGATTTTAACCAGGAATGTTACTctcacttcattttaaaattagtagTTAGCCAGAGTCATTCCCTACGAAAGCaattaaattgtgtttttcaCAGTAATACAGGTGGAGGATATAAGTTTCCTCTTAAAGAGTGCAGCATGAGTTACTAATTTGAGTTACTAACTTGGATATCTAGCAGAaaactttttatgtttttctgtgtcTAGTCCTAAATTCTGAACCTAGTTCATTTCTCAATGGACTGAAACTATCCCTTATTTTCCTAATATCAGTGGCGACTTAAAGGTAATATAATAATTTGGTTTATGATTGAAAAATCATTCTTACCTGTCTCTCTTGATtttctctgaggaaaaacacaacattttgatttaaaatatcattttggaATTAAAATGTGAACCAAGAATAATGCTGCTAGGGTCACGGAGCAGCTCGAAATTTGTGTCTGCATAGTAAGAGATTGAGAGATTGAAATCTGAGTGAGCAGAACTTCTTCCTGGTGATTTGAATGTTTCTTCTggctttaaaatacattatgaCAGAACAAAATAAGAGTAGAAGGGAAATTCTTGAGAAATCATAGACGTATAGATGAGATGAAACTAGCATAAACTGGGATGCAGACACTTTTTAGTACCACGCACAGCAGTATTTCACACTAGAACATATTAttagttttctgaaaactaaTATGGTAAGTATCTTGAGAATTGTTCGaaagataatttaaaagaataagaTCTCtgagaaattattaaaaataaatggaagaggGAGTAGAATTACATAAGTAATACTCAAGACAAGATGAAAtgttgagaaaaacaaaccaggGGAAGAAACCTGGGAAAATTTCACTGATAGCCCTTCTGTTATTGACTGAGCAATAAAGCAGTTTGTTTTCTAGCTTAAGatgatatattttcatatagCTAATGGACTATgcaaatgaattaaattaattggTGTGGATAAGACCCTAATAATCAATTTTCTATGGAAAAGAATAGCCTTTTCATATAAGCataagtgttttttcttgtgcaCATTGTCAAATAAAAACACTTATATTctcaaataaatttatttctctattaaaaagcagaaacttaaaaaaaaaaaaaaagtgacacaaAAAAGAGGCATTTTGACCTGCCAAGAAACAATTTTTAGCTTCACTTGTAAGTCATAATATCCTGTTAGGGGTCTTAGTAAATCCAGATAAACTTGGGGCCTTATCCCGTGATTTTATACTAAGTCATATAAAGTGAAATTACACTTTGTTCAGGAAGAGAGGTAAATCACAACTTCTCTCAGGAGGTTAAACCAATGTGTTAGTCAAAGCATGATAATGATGGTGAATCAAAtaggaagggggaaaaataacagTATATTTTATTACACTAATGAATAGTAAAATAGTAAATGACAGTAAAGTTTTTAGGAACTGTGATTTTCAGTATATTTGAAGTCTTTGTAATTCATACTTGCAGAACATTAAAtcagaaatgctttctgtatttctggtATGAAGTTAACAGCATTGTATTAACACTGATTTATTAATAGTCTGAACTAAGTAATAACTATCCCATGAGAATGCACAATGTTGATTAATTTAATAAAGGccttaatgttattttattcttctataTTAAAAATCCCTTGAGATTAAGCAATAAAAGATTTGACTAAAATTTATTTGTGCATAATAGGTTGCAATACTAAAATATGCTGCAGCAATAGCATGAAGATcagacttgtatttttttttctgttgcacatGCATTACTTCCCATGAAgtgtcttcagaaaaataaatatttagtaaGTTCTAATTGCTGATCCTTCTGCAAGAGACATAAGCTTATGCAGTTTTCTGAAAGATGCTGTTTTCAAATCTCTCACGCACTTAAGTAAACACAAATTGTCattcagaaataatgttttaatgtgtggtagtattttttttatgtttgggAGAACATCTGTCAATGCACGTAAATAGGAACATGGAACATTAGCATGAAATGTGATAAAGTTGTGCTACTTTAAAAATTGAAGATGTGTCATACATTTTGATAATGGAATAATGGAGACTCCCTACCCCAACTATCATCTCTGTTCAAGACCATTAGGATTCAGAATATTAAGAGCAGAGCAACTGGGCGTAACAGCCTACGTTCAACATCTGTCATGCTGGAGTCCATTAGTGTTCAATTGCATCCTATTGTTTTTGGATTATTCAACCTCATTTCATTGTCATTGCTTCTGCTAGGGATTAATCAGCTGTTTACAACTACACCAAGTTTTAGAGTCATAATGAAAACAATTGAGCCATAGttctaaataaatatacagTATTCAGcctctaatgaaaaaaattagtAATTTATGAATGCTGGTAACAGTTTAATTAAGTTTGAAATCAATACAGATAATAAATCATTGtgtggcagttttttttttgttttgttttgtttttgttttttaaccttctGTGTTTATCATAACATGATCATATGATGTTTCCTTGTAGGTTCATGTAGATTATGGTTTTAATAGTATAAGTACAGTAAAACAGAGAGTTTTGTTTATAGTGTGTGCGTGAATGGTTCCTTCATTATCAGTACAGTTAGTAGCAGAAATGGTCTCTTACCAGCAAGcagattctttttttcacatcttttatTCTCCTTCCCTACTTAAGGATATTCCTaagaaacattttgtatttaaaaccaCACAAATATGCATATGTACTTTATGCACAGTATATTAAAAAGGACAGTTTTCAGACTGTTTGTATGCATACATGCTTTTGCATGTCTGTATCAAAACCTCTCCAAATACTTTTACAATTATTCTTAGATAAATCCATAGCTACATTTtaactgtttaaatattttctaaattattttcataacatCACTGACATGGAAATATACAATACCAGTTTTTCTCAAGGTACTGCACTCTGCAATGGAGTGTACTTGAATCCTAAAGGGCTTCTGAtaatttcagtcttctttcaGCACTGTATAGTGTGACACAGTAGTATTCTCTGCCATATATCACCAAGCttatttctcctctccttcatTAGAACGATTATTTCTTTTAGCCCTAATACTATCTAACTAGAATTTTCAGATAATGTATGAATACTACAATGCACagtgagagatttttttccctgagttgCAACAGATTATCCATTGAAAGGATCTTTTGCTTAACTGCCTAGAGTCTTGTGGGGCCAGCCAGACACTGCTCCAGATGGCAAGTTGTTAGGGCTGGACAGAATGGCTTTGGAAGACTTCTCAACAGATGAAGGCTGTAATGTTCgggttttactgtttttttttttttttttttttcctgtagttccCAGGGTGGGAAGGTACTGGGATGGAAAGCAGAGTGCCGCCCGCCCACCTGCTACCACCTGTTTAGCTTTTGCAGTTTCTATAAAGCCTCTTCTTGTCTGTAAGACACAATCATTGCTTACCGGCAGGAGTCAAGAAAGGAGAGGTTTTTGTTACAAAGTTATGTCTTCAGATCGCAACAGTTCATCATTTCAAAATACTCTCCGAAACTGAATCAGAACTTCTTTCATTCAGAATGGCCATTGGAAGTGatgtgtttttaattcagtaagATCCTTCTTGGATTAAAAGGACAATCTTCTTCAGTAACTCATATTTTGAGAATggagttttctgtgttttctatcCCTTTGAgttcacagaaatgaaaagaatgaaagcatAAGGCATTGAGAACTCTTTAAGCAATCCATTAAGCAATAAGAAGCAATTTTCAGACACTTCCGGAAGAGCCAGAAgaccttttgttttgttattctttAATGCTAAGAAAAAATCCTCGTTGCTGTTTGGAAGAAGACTCAAGAAGTACACGGGCTAGTCATAGGAGTGCCTTCCACTACCGCAGTTTAGgtgcttcattttttaaaagtaattttcgtgtgtgtgtgaagctacaactgtaaaacaaaaatgaaaacctgtaAATCCAGTAATTTGGATTCAGGTGTAGAATCAGACAGCCAGTGTGGAAGTGGACCAGGCTGTGTTGTGAAGTGCAGCTCAGAAAGGATGGAGAACGCTGCCAAGAGAAGACTGGCTGCTAATGCCAGGGAGAGAAGACGGATGCAAGGACTGAACACAGCCTTTGATCGTTTGAGAAAGGTGGTTCCACAGTGGGGTCAGGATAAGAAGCTCTCCAAGTACGAGACCCTTCAGATGGCTTTGAGTTATATCATGGCTCTAACAAGAATACTTGCTGAAGCAGAAAGATACAGTACTGAAAGAGAATGGATAAGCCTTCACTGTGAACACTTTCATCCTGAGAGCTACCACCATTATACGGGACAAAAAATGGCCACGGACAGTGATCCTTACGCACAGCGAATATTCAGCTATCACCCTGATCACTTTCAAATAGCTAATTAGAACTTATTATGAACTAAGAATATGCAGCAGGCAAGATGTGTAATTTAATAATTAGCAAGAGTTAATCTGCTTGAATAAGGTAATATTGGCATTATAATAGCTCATTTGTGTTTGCATCTTACACTAatttgacaaaataaatttgctttgaGAACTTTAAGTCAATATACATTTAAGAAGATTGAATTTATTTAATGCTGATGGGAAGTGTAGTTTTAATTCAGCATCTTTCAGACAGTTGCTTGCTAGTTCATTTGACTCctttaaataatgctttttctttgttaatcATGATTCATGACAGTATTTTCTACAAGTCATGGGACGAATTGACCCATGTGTGACTGTATGGAATAACACTAGAAATGAATTTAattccatgttttatttttacatcagCTTTAAAgtaattctttgttttactttcatATAAATGGCTCCCATGGGAAAAGCTTTATAATGTATTGGAGTTCTAGTCCTCAAAGAACTAACTTTCTTAAACTTTGTAAGTTTGACATATGGGTTCCAAAGTTGCGTAGGTTTGCTTTAATCCAACTTATGTTGTATCTTGTATGCTCAAAAAAGAGCTAGTTGCAAGTCATGAAAagaatggctttatttttagtgGATGTAAAAGTACGTGATTATATACTGCAATGAATGCTCGTGTGAAAACAATCTAAACTTCTAGATTTTTGTAGagtttgtgtttgcattttattttttaattttatgttatcTGGAAACAGTAACAGATTTTGTAAGTCgtaaataaaagtgttttctaTGACATGTCCTCACATGCTACCTTAAATTCCTACTCTAAAAATTACTTACTAGTGTCT harbors:
- the ATOH7 gene encoding transcription factor ATOH7 gives rise to the protein MKTCKSSNLDSGVESDSQCGSGPGCVVKCSSERMENAAKRRLAANARERRRMQGLNTAFDRLRKVVPQWGQDKKLSKYETLQMALSYIMALTRILAEAERYSTEREWISLHCEHFHPESYHHYTGQKMATDSDPYAQRIFSYHPDHFQIAN